Within the Citrus sinensis chloroplast, complete genome genome, the region CACCAAAGAAGAGTTCGACCCAATGCTTTATTTCTGTCCTAGTTGATCCTGATTCGACATTAGAAGTATATTGATTTTTTCCCAATAACCGAATACTTTTGTCTGTAAATACTGCATATTTGATTCCATCCATAAATCGATTTTCTTCCCTATGAGTTCGAGTCTCAATAAGAATGCTAGTTCTTACTGTTCATATGTTATGATATGAATATACCACACCAATTCGTTATGTATAGATGATGAGATTCCATTGATACAGAGCCAATTCCAATAGACTTATTGGAGGGTCCCATTGGCGTGCATCCAGTAGGAATTGAACCTACGAATTCGCCAATTATGAGTTGGGCGCTTTAACCATTCAGCCATGGATGCTTAGCGGGGATCCTCGTACATGGTGAATAACCAAATTTCAATTGAAATGAAATCTTTAGGATAAATCAATGCAATTTAGGAGGAATCAATGAAAGGACATCAATTCAAATCCTGGATTTTCGAATTGAGAGAGATATTGAGAGAGATCAAGAATTCTCACTATTTCTTAGATTCATGGACCCAATTCAATTCAGTGGGATCTTTCATTCACATTTTTTTCCACCAAGAACGTTTTATAAAACTCTTGGATCCACGAATTTGGAGTATCCTACTTTCACGCAATTCACAGGGTTCAACAAGCAATCGATATTTCACGATCAAGTGTGTAGTACTGTTTGTAGTAGCGATCCTTATATATCGTATTAACAATCGAAATATGGTCGAAAGAAAAAATCTCTATTTGACAGGGCTTCTTCCTATACCTATGAATTCCATTGGACCCAGAACTGATACATTGGAAGAATCTTTTGGGTCTTCCAATATCAATAGGTTGATTGTTTCGCTCCTGTATCTTCCAAAAGGAAAAAAGATCTCTGAGAGCTTTTTCCTGGATCCGAAAGAGAGTACTTGGGTTCTCCCAATAACTAAAAGGTGTATCATGCCTGAATCTAACTGGGGTTCGCGGTGGTGGAGGAACTGGCTCGGAAAAAAGAGGGATTCTAGTTGTAAGATATCTAATGAAACCGTCGCTGGAATTGAGATCTCATTCAAAGAGAAAGATCTCAAATATCTGGAGTTTCTTTTTGTATATTATATGGATGATCCGATCCGCAAGGACCATGATTGGGAATTGTTTGATCGTCTTTCTCCGAGTAAGAGGCGAAACATAATCAACTTGAATTCGGGACATCTATTCGAAATCTTAGTGAAAGACTGGATTTGTTATCTCATGTTTGCTTTTCGTGAAAAAATACCAATTGAAGTGGGGGGTTTCCTCAAACAACAAGGGGCTGGGTCAACTATTCAATCAAATGATATTGAGCGTTTTTCCCATCTCTTCTTGAGAAACAAGTGGGCTATTTCTTTGCAAAATTGTGCTCAATTTCATATGTGGCAATTCCGCCAAGATCTCTTCGTTAGTTGGGGGAAGAATCCGCACGAATCGGATTTTTTGAGGAACATAGCGAGAGAGAATTGGATTTGGTTAGACAATGTGTGGTTGGTAAACAAGGATCGATTTTTTACCAAGGTACGGAATGTATCGTCAAATATTCAATATGATTCCACAAGATCTAGTTTCGTTCAAGTAACGGATTCTAGCCAATTGAAAGGATCTTCTGATCAATCCAGAGATCATTTCGATTCCATTAGTAATGAGGATTCGGAATATCACACATTGATCAATCAAAGAGAGATTCAACAACTAAAAGAAAGATCGATTCTTTGGGATCCTTCTTTTCTTCAAGCGGAACGAAGAGAGATAGAATCAGACCGATTCCCTAAATGTCTTTCTGGATATTCCTCAATGTCCCGGCTATTCACGGAACGTGAAAGGCAGATGAATAAGCATCTGCTTCCGGAAGAAATCGAAGAATTTCTTGGGAATCCTGCAAGATCCATTCGTTCTTTTTTCTCTGACAGATGGTCAGAACTTCATCTGGGTTCGAATCCTACTGAGAGGTCCACTAGAGATCAGAAATTGTTGAAGAAAGAAGAGGATGTTTCTTTTGTCCCTTCCAGGCGATCGGAAAATAAAGAAATAGTTAATATATTCAAGATAATTACGTATTTACAAAATACCGTCTCAATTCATCCTATTTCATCAGATCCGGGATGTGATATGGTTCCGAAGGATGAACTGGATATGGACAGTTCCAATAAGATTTCATTCTTAAACAAAAATCCATTTTTTGATTTATTTCATCTATTCCATGACCGGAACAGGGGGGGATCCACGTTACACCACGATTTTGAATCAGAAGAGAGATTTCAAGAAATGGCAGATCTATTCACTCTATCAATAACCGAGCCGGATCTGGTGTATCATAAGGGATTTGCCTTTTCTATTTTTTCCTACGGATTGGAGCAAAAACAATTCTTGAATGAGGTATTCAACTCCAGGAATGAATCGAAAAAGAAATCTTTATTGGTTCTACCTCCTATTTTTTATGAAGAGAATGAATCTTTTTATCGAAGGATCAGAAAAAAATGGGTCCGGATCTCCTGCGGGAATGATTTGGAAGATCCAAAACCAAAAATAGTGGTATTTGCTAGCAACAACATAATGGAGGCAGTCAATCAATCTAGATTGATCCGAAATCGGATTCAAATCCAATATAGCACCTATGGGTACATAAGAAATGTATTGAATCGATTCTTTTTAATGAATAGATCCGATCGCAACTTCGAATATGGAATTCACAGGGATCAAATAGGAAATGATACTCTGAATCATAGAACTATAATGAAATATACGATCAACCAACATTTATCGAATTTGAAAAAGAGTCAGAAGAAATGGTTCGCTCCTCTGATTTTGATTTCTCGAACCGAGAGATTCATGAATCGGGATCCTAATGCATATAGATACAAATGGTCCAATGGGAGCAAGAATTTCCAGGAGCATTTGAAACATTTCGTTTCTGAGCAGAAGAGCCGTTTTCAAGTAGTGTTCGATCGATTACGTATTAATCAATATTCGATTGATTGGTCTGAAGTTATCGACAAAAAAGATTTGTCTAAGCCACTTCCTTTCTTTTTGTCCAAGTTTCTTTTCTTTTTGTCTAACTCACTTCCTTTTTTCTTTGTGAGTTTCGGGAATATCCCCATTCATAGGTCTGAGATCCACATCTATGAATTGAAAGGTCCGAATGATCAACTCTGCAATCAGTTGTTAGAATCAATAGGTCTTCAAATCGTTCATTTGAAAAAATTGAAACCCTTCTTATTGGATGATCATAATACTTCCCAAAAATCGAAATTCTTGATCAATGGAGGAAGAATATCACCATTTTTGTTCAATAAGATACCGAAGTGGATGATTGACTCATTCCATACTAGAAAAAATCGCAGGAAATCTTTTGATAACACGGATTCCTATTTCTCAATGATATCCCACGATCAAGACAATTGGCTGAATCCTGTGAAACCATTTCATAGAAGTTCATTGATATCTTCTTTTTATAAAGCAAATCGACTTCGATTCTTGAATAATCCACATCGCTTCCGCTTCTATTGTAACAAAAGATTCACTTTTTATGTGGAAAAGGTCCGTATCAATAATTATGATTTTACGTATGGACAATTCCTCAATATCTTGTTCATTCGCAACAAAATATTTTCTTTGTGCGGCGGTAAAAAAAAACATGCTTTTTTGGAGAGAGATACTATTTCACCAATCGAGTCACAGGTATCTAACATATTCATACCTAACGATTTTCCACAAAGCGGTGACGAAAGGTATAACTTGTACAAATTTTTCCCTTTTCCAATTCGATCCGATCTATTAGTTCGTAGAGCTATTTACTCGATCGCAGCCATTTCTGGAACACCTCTAACAGAGGGACAAATAGTCAATTTTGAAAGAACTTATTGTCAACCTCTTTCAGATATGAATCGATCTGATTCAGACGAGAAGAACTTGCATCAGTATCTCAATTTCAATTCAAACATGGGTTTGATTCACACTCCATGTTCTGAGAAATATTTACCATCCGAAAAGAGAAAGAGGAAAAAACGGAGTCTTTGTCTAAAGAAATGCGTTGAGAAAGGGCAGATGTCTAGAACCTTTCAACGAGACAGTGCTTTTTCAACTCTCTCAAAATGGAATCGATTCCAAACATATATGCCATGGTTCCTTACTTCGACAGGGTACAAATATCTAAATTTGATATTTTTAGATACTTTTTCAGACCTATTGCCGGTACTAAGTAGCAGTCAAAAATTTGTATCCATTTTTCATGATATTATGCATGGATCAGATAGAGCATGGCGAATTCTTCAGAAAAAATGGTGTCTTCCACAATGGAATCTGATAAGTGAGATTTCGAGTAAGTGTTTCCATAATCTTCTTCTGTCCGAAGAAATGATTCATCGAAATAATGAGTCACCATTGATATCGACACATCTGAGATCGCCAAATGCTCGGGAGTTCCTCTATTCAATCCTTTTCCTTCTTCTTGTTGCTGGATATCTCGTTCATACACATCTTCTCTTTGTTTCCCGAGCCTATAGTGAGTTAGAGACAGAGTTCGAAAGGGTCAAATCTTTGATGATTCCACCATACATGATTGAGTTGCGAAAACTTCTGGATAGGTATCCCACATCTGAACTGAATTCTTTCTGGTTAAAGAATCTCTTTCTAGTTGCTCTGGAACAATTAGGAGATTCTCTAGAAGAAATACGGGGTTCTGCTTTTGGCGGCAACATGCTATGGGGTGGTGGTCCCGCGGATGGGGTTAAATCAATACGTTCTAAGACGAAAGATTTGAATATCAATCTCGTCGATATCACCGATCTCATAAGTATCATACCAAATCCCATCAACCGAATCACTTTTTCGAGAAATACGAGACATCTAAGTCATACAAGTAAAGAGATCTATTCATTGATAAGAAAAAGAAAAAAGGGGAACGGTGATTGGATTGATGATAAAATAGAATCCTGGGTCGCGAACAGTGATTCGATTGATGATAAAGAAAGAGAATTCTTGGTTCAGTTCTCCACCTTAACCTTAACGACAGAAAAAAGGATTGATCAAATTCTATCGAGTCTGACTCATAGTGATCATTTATCAAAGAATGACTCTGGTTATCAAATGATTGAACAACCGGGAACAATTTACTTACGATACTTAGTTGACATTCATAAAAAGCATTTCATGAATTATGAGTTCAATACATACTGTTTAGCAGAAAGACGGATATTCCTTGCTCATTATCAGACAATCACTTATTCACAAACTTCGTGTGGGGCTAATAGTTTTCATTTCCCATCTCATGGAAAACCCTTTTCGCTCCGCCTAGCCCTATCCCCCTCTAGGGGTATTTTAGTGATAGGTTCTATAGGAACCGGACGCTCCTATTTGGTCAAATACCTAGCGGCAAACT harbors:
- the ycf2 gene encoding Ycf2 (hypothetical protein RF2), translating into MKGHQFKSWIFELREILREIKNSHYFLDSWTQFNSVGSFIHIFFHQERFIKLLDPRIWSILLSRNSQGSTSNRYFTIKCVVLFVVAILIYRINNRNMVERKNLYLTGLLPIPMNSIGPRTDTLEESFGSSNINRLIVSLLYLPKGKKISESFFLDPKESTWVLPITKRCIMPESNWGSRWWRNWLGKKRDSSCKISNETVAGIEISFKEKDLKYLEFLFVYYMDDPIRKDHDWELFDRLSPSKRRNIINLNSGHLFEILVKDWICYLMFAFREKIPIEVGGFLKQQGAGSTIQSNDIERFSHLFLRNKWAISLQNCAQFHMWQFRQDLFVSWGKNPHESDFLRNIARENWIWLDNVWLVNKDRFFTKVRNVSSNIQYDSTRSSFVQVTDSSQLKGSSDQSRDHFDSISNEDSEYHTLINQREIQQLKERSILWDPSFLQAERREIESDRFPKCLSGYSSMSRLFTERERQMNKHLLPEEIEEFLGNPARSIRSFFSDRWSELHLGSNPTERSTRDQKLLKKEEDVSFVPSRRSENKEIVNIFKIITYLQNTVSIHPISSDPGCDMVPKDELDMDSSNKISFLNKNPFFDLFHLFHDRNRGGSTLHHDFESEERFQEMADLFTLSITEPDLVYHKGFAFSIFSYGLEQKQFLNEVFNSRNESKKKSLLVLPPIFYEENESFYRRIRKKWVRISCGNDLEDPKPKIVVFASNNIMEAVNQSRLIRNRIQIQYSTYGYIRNVLNRFFLMNRSDRNFEYGIHRDQIGNDTLNHRTIMKYTINQHLSNLKKSQKKWFAPLILISRTERFMNRDPNAYRYKWSNGSKNFQEHLKHFVSEQKSRFQVVFDRLRINQYSIDWSEVIDKKDLSKPLPFFLSKFLFFLSNSLPFFFVSFGNIPIHRSEIHIYELKGPNDQLCNQLLESIGLQIVHLKKLKPFLLDDHNTSQKSKFLINGGRISPFLFNKIPKWMIDSFHTRKNRRKSFDNTDSYFSMISHDQDNWLNPVKPFHRSSLISSFYKANRLRFLNNPHRFRFYCNKRFTFYVEKVRINNYDFTYGQFLNILFIRNKIFSLCGGKKKHAFLERDTISPIESQVSNIFIPNDFPQSGDERYNLYKFFPFPIRSDLLVRRAIYSIAAISGTPLTEGQIVNFERTYCQPLSDMNRSDSDEKNLHQYLNFNSNMGLIHTPCSEKYLPSEKRKRKKRSLCLKKCVEKGQMSRTFQRDSAFSTLSKWNRFQTYMPWFLTSTGYKYLNLIFLDTFSDLLPVLSSSQKFVSIFHDIMHGSDRAWRILQKKWCLPQWNLISEISSKCFHNLLLSEEMIHRNNESPLISTHLRSPNAREFLYSILFLLLVAGYLVHTHLLFVSRAYSELETEFERVKSLMIPPYMIELRKLLDRYPTSELNSFWLKNLFLVALEQLGDSLEEIRGSAFGGNMLWGGGPADGVKSIRSKTKDLNINLVDITDLISIIPNPINRITFSRNTRHLSHTSKEIYSLIRKRKKGNGDWIDDKIESWVANSDSIDDKEREFLVQFSTLTLTTEKRIDQILSSLTHSDHLSKNDSGYQMIEQPGTIYLRYLVDIHKKHFMNYEFNTYCLAERRIFLAHYQTITYSQTSCGANSFHFPSHGKPFSLRLALSPSRGILVIGSIGTGRSYLVKYLAANSYVPFITVFLNKFLDNKPKGFLIDDIDDASDDIDASDDIDRDLDTELELLTMMNALTIDMMSEIGRFYITLQFELAKAMSPCIIWIPNIHDLDVNESNYLSLGLLVNYLSRDCERCSTRNILVIASTHIPQKVDPALIAPNKLNTCIKIRRLLIPQQRKHFFTLSYTRGFHLEKKMFHTNGFGSITMGSNARDLVALTNEALSISITQKKSIIDTNTIRSALHRQTWDLRSQVRSVQDHGILFYQIGRAVAQNVLLSNCPIDPISIYMKKKSCNEGDSYLYKWYFELGTSMKKLTILLYLLSCSAGSVAQDLWSLPGPDEKNGITSSGLVENDSDLVHGLLEVEGALVGSSRTEKDCSRFDNDRVTLLLRPEPRNPLDMMQKGSCSIVDQRFLYEKYESEFEEGEGEGVLDPQQIEEDLFNHIVWAPRIWRPWGFLFDCIERPNELGFPYRAGSFRGKRIIYDEKDELQENDSEFLQSRTMQYQTRDRSSNEQGFFRISQFIWEPADPLFFLFKDQPLVSVFSHREFFADEEMSKGLLTSQPDPPTSIYKRWFIKNTQEKHFELLIHRQRWLRTNSSLSNGFFRSNTPSESYQYLSNLFLSNGTLLDQMTKTLLRKRWLFPDEMKIGFM